From one Brachypodium distachyon strain Bd21 chromosome 4, Brachypodium_distachyon_v3.0, whole genome shotgun sequence genomic stretch:
- the LOC100823610 gene encoding probable E3 ubiquitin-protein ligase ARI7: MDSDDDLRVASDSELVDGADYHYCSDGESNGGRSDDDGFDVGGDAYEVGDEVVAMREKRYIVLTENDIRERQEEGINRVSSIFSIPRESARILLRQYKWNVSKLSDEWFTDEDHVRRFVGLPTDGVILPDCQKLTCGICFEGYSTSALSSASCVHFYCNECWEGYISASINDGPGCLALRCPEPSCSAMVLEETINRLAKDEDKVKYKKFVLRSYIEDNKKMKWCPAPDCTRAVEFLGDLNYDVSCMCKFNFCWNCTEETHRPVSCETVSKWILKNSSESENMNWIIANSKPCPKCKRPIEKNQGCMHMTCTPPCKFQFCWLCLGAWSEHGIRTGGGYYACNRFESAKEKGIYDEAEARRERAKNSLVRYMHYYERWASNQTSRQKAQADLQKAASENLAKLSDVFGIPETQLKFIPEAWSQIIECRRVLKWTYAYGYYLDDKAKSEFFVYLQGEAESGLERLHKCAEKDIHAFLPKAGKTEPAPSLEDFSKFRVKLAGLTSVTRNYFENLVRALEAGLEDVHGMGQSTSQSTSNNTTGTSYKKLVTTGKSGRNKAARLS; the protein is encoded by the exons ATGGATTCCGATGATGATCTGCGGGTCGCCAGCGACTCGGAGCTGGTCGACGGCGCGGACTACCACTACTGCAGCGACGGGGAGAGCAACGGCGGCAggagcgacgacgacgggttCGACGTTGGCGGCGACGCCTACGAGGTcggcgacgaggtcgtcgcGATGCGCGAGAAG AGATACATTGTCTTAACTGAAAATGATATACGTGAGCGGCAAGAGGAAGGCATAAACCGGGTATCATCAATATTTTCAATTCCAAGAGAATCAGCACGCATCCTCCTTCGACAATACAAATG GAATGTTAGCAAATTGAGTGATGAGTGGTTCACAGATGAAGACCATGTCCGTCGTTTTGTTGGCTTACCCACAGATGGGGTTATTCTTCCTGACTGTCAGAAG CTAACTTGTGGAATATGTTTTGAAGGATATTCCACTAGTGCACTTAGTTCTGCTAGTTGCGTTCACTTCTACTGCAATGAATGCTGGGAAG ggtATATTAGTGCTTCAATAAATGATGGTCCAGGATGTTTGGCATTGCGATGCCCTGAGCCATCTTGTAGTGCCATGGTTCTTGAAGAGACCATCAATAGATTGGCTAAAGATGAGGATAAAGTAAAGTACAAAAAGTTTGTTTTACGCTCATACATTGAAGATAACAAGAAG ATGAAATGGTGTCCAGCTCCTGATTGCACCCGTGCAGTGGAGTTTCTTGGTGATTTGAACTACGATGTCTCATGCATGTGCAAATTCAACTTCTGCTGGAAC TGTACAGAGGAAACTCATCGACCAGTTAGCTGTGAGACTGTCTCAAAGTGGATATTAAAGAACAGCTCAGAATCCGAGAACATGAATTG GATAATAGCTAATTCAAAGCCCTGTCCTAAGTGCAAACGACCAATAGAGAAGAACCAGGGGTGCATGCATATGACATGCACTCCTCCTTGTAAATTTCAGTTTTGCTG GTTATGTCTAGGTGCATGGTCAGAACACGGAATTCGGACTGGTGGCGGCTATTATGCTTGCAATCGCTTCGAATCAGCAAAGGAAAAAGGCATA TATGATGAGGCGGAAGCAAGGAGAGAACGGGCCAAGAACTCACTTGTCAGATACATGCATTATTATGAGCGCTGGGCATCCAATCAAACG TCGAGGCAGAAGGCACAGGCAGATCTCCAAAAGGCAGCAAGTGAAAAT CTTGCAAAGTTAAGTGACGTTTTTGGAATACCAGAGACCCAACTGAAGTTCATACCTGAAGCTTGGTCACAG ATCATAGAATGCAGACGAGTGCTGAAATGGACATATGCTTATGGGTATTATCTCGATGATAAAGCCAAGAGTGAATTTTTTGTGTACCTCCAAG GTGAAGCCGAGTCTGGTTTGGAGCGTCTCCATAAATGTGCCGAGAAGGATATTCATGCATTTTTACCTAAAGCTGGTAAAACCGAACCTGCTCCTTCATTGGAAGACTTCAGTAAGTTTCGTGTGAAACTTGCTGGTCTAACAAG TGTAACCCGCAACTACTTCGAGAACCTTGTTCGAGCACTGGAAGCAGGGTTAGAGGATGTGCATGGTATGGGCCAGTCGACTTCACAGTCAACTTCGAACAATACCACCGGCACCAGCTACAAGAAACTAGTGACCACAGGCAAGTCGGGCAGGAATAAGGCGGCAAGATTATCCTAA
- the LOC100823913 gene encoding uncharacterized protein LOC100823913 isoform X4, which yields MAAIAFSTAPNPKPTPFSSAYPSSIAHPFAVCLQRRRWRRPFPALRSQPSASASVSTSHHDVVVVGAGIVGLSIARHLLLNTPLSVAVADAAVPCSGATGAGQGYVWMSHRTPGSDTWELAVRSKQLWEELADEMDGLGGGGARESLGWMKTGSLLVGRTSEELATLEEKTKVFCQAGVHAECLSASSLRLLEPALSVGNEGGAMLLPKDRQIDAFRAVSSIEKINSSYSPEGRYMALYNDPAMSLIRSEVTGRVEAVQTSKNILYGRKAIVVASGAWTRSLLHNFLGPNSTLDIPVKPRKGHLLVLEKFDKLKLSHGIMELGYVDHQDVKLNSVPLSSKSNEDEHDDLSISMTATLDTKGNLVLGSSREFKGFSREVDRSILKCIWDRAGEFFPALTNVHLDIEQNTDIRVGHRPYMPDGKPVIGFVPDLSNVLIATGHEGSGLALALGTAEMVTDMIIDNPGRVDFTPFSIENRFSG from the exons ATGGCCGCCATCGCCTTCTCCACCGCTCCAAACCCCAAGCCCAcgcccttctcctccgctTACCCGTCCTCTATCGCGCACCCCTTCGCCGTCTGCCTccaacggcggcggtggcggcgtccGTTCCCGGCTCTCAGATCCCAGCcctctgcctccgcctccgtctCAACCTCACACCATGACGTGGTCGTTGTGGGTGCCGGGATCGTCGGGCTCTCCATCgcccgccacctcctcctcaacACCCCGCtctccgtcgccgtcgccgacgccgccgtcccgtGCTCAGGCGCCACCGGCGCAG GGCAGGGGTACGTATGGATGTCGCACCGGACGCCTGGGAGTGACACGTGGGAGCTGGCGGTGCGGAGCAAGCAGCTGTGGGAGGAGCTCGCGGACGAGATGGAtggcctcggcggcggaggtgcgCGTGAGAGTCTGGGCTGGATGAAGACAG GGAGCTTATTAGTTGGAAGAACCTCTGAAGAGCTGGCTACACTGGAGGAGAAGACCAAGGTTTTCTGTCAGGCAGGCGTACATGCGGAGTGTTTGTCTGCTTCTTCATTGCGTTTATTAGAACCCGCACTCTCTGTCGGAAATGAAGGTGGTGCTATGCTCTTGCCTAAAGACCGCCAGATTGATGCATTCCGAGCCGTGTCTTCGATTGAAAAG ATTAATAGCTCATATTCCCCAGAAGGGAGATATATGGCGCTCTACAATGATCCTGCCATGTCATTGATAAG ATCAGAGGTTACTGGAAGAGTTGAAGCTGTCCAAACTTCTAAGAACATATTATATGGCAGAAAAGCTATTGTGGTTGCTTCTGGTGCTTGGACTCGTTCGTTATTGCATAATTTCCTAGGACCAAATTCCACATTGGATATTCCTGTCAAACCACGAAAG GGTCATCTGCTTGTGTTGGAGAAATTCGACAAGCTTAAGCTCAGTCATGGCATAATGGAGCTAGGATATGTTGACCATCAAGATGTTAAGTTAAATAGCGTACCCTTGTCGTCAAAATCCAATGAAGATGAGCATGATGATTTATCCATATCAATGACTGCAACATTAGATACGAAGGGCAATTTGGTTCTAG GTAGCAGCCGAGAGTTTAAAGGATTTTCGAGGGAGGTTGACAGGTCTATACTTAAGTGTATTTGGGACCGTGCAGGGGAGTTCTTTCCTGCATTGACCAATGTTCATCTTGATATTGAGCAGAACACAGATATCAGAGTCGGGCACCGTCCTTATA TGCCTGATGGAAAGCCAGTTATTGGCTTTGTTCCGGATCTGTCAAATGTTTTGATTGCAACAGGACATGAAGGAAGTGGACTTGCTTTG GCATTAGGTACTGCTGAAATGGTCACGGATATGATTATTGATAATCCTGGAAGAGTGGATTTCACACCTTTCTCCATTGAAAACAGATTTTCAG GATGA
- the LOC100823913 gene encoding uncharacterized protein LOC100823913 isoform X2 — protein sequence MAAIAFSTAPNPKPTPFSSAYPSSIAHPFAVCLQRRRWRRPFPALRSQPSASASVSTSHHDVVVVGAGIVGLSIARHLLLNTPLSVAVADAAVPCSGATGAGQGYVWMSHRTPGSDTWELAVRSKQLWEELADEMDGLGGGGARESLGWMKTGSLLVGRTSEELATLEEKTKVFCQAGVHAECLSASSLRLLEPALSVGNEGGAMLLPKDRQIDAFRAVSSIEKINSSYSPEGRYMALYNDPAMSLIRSEVTGRVEAVQTSKNILYGRKAIVVASGAWTRSLLHNFLGPNSTLDIPVKPRKGHLLVLEKFDKLKLSHGIMELGYVDHQDVKLNSVPLSSKSNEDEHDDLSISMTATLDTKGNLVLGSSREFKGFSREVDRSILKCIWDRAGEFFPALTNVHLDIEQNTDIRVGHRPYMPDGKPVIGFVPDLSNVLIATGHEGSGLALALGTAEMVTDMIIDNPGRVDFTPFSIENRFSVLLDFS from the exons ATGGCCGCCATCGCCTTCTCCACCGCTCCAAACCCCAAGCCCAcgcccttctcctccgctTACCCGTCCTCTATCGCGCACCCCTTCGCCGTCTGCCTccaacggcggcggtggcggcgtccGTTCCCGGCTCTCAGATCCCAGCcctctgcctccgcctccgtctCAACCTCACACCATGACGTGGTCGTTGTGGGTGCCGGGATCGTCGGGCTCTCCATCgcccgccacctcctcctcaacACCCCGCtctccgtcgccgtcgccgacgccgccgtcccgtGCTCAGGCGCCACCGGCGCAG GGCAGGGGTACGTATGGATGTCGCACCGGACGCCTGGGAGTGACACGTGGGAGCTGGCGGTGCGGAGCAAGCAGCTGTGGGAGGAGCTCGCGGACGAGATGGAtggcctcggcggcggaggtgcgCGTGAGAGTCTGGGCTGGATGAAGACAG GGAGCTTATTAGTTGGAAGAACCTCTGAAGAGCTGGCTACACTGGAGGAGAAGACCAAGGTTTTCTGTCAGGCAGGCGTACATGCGGAGTGTTTGTCTGCTTCTTCATTGCGTTTATTAGAACCCGCACTCTCTGTCGGAAATGAAGGTGGTGCTATGCTCTTGCCTAAAGACCGCCAGATTGATGCATTCCGAGCCGTGTCTTCGATTGAAAAG ATTAATAGCTCATATTCCCCAGAAGGGAGATATATGGCGCTCTACAATGATCCTGCCATGTCATTGATAAG ATCAGAGGTTACTGGAAGAGTTGAAGCTGTCCAAACTTCTAAGAACATATTATATGGCAGAAAAGCTATTGTGGTTGCTTCTGGTGCTTGGACTCGTTCGTTATTGCATAATTTCCTAGGACCAAATTCCACATTGGATATTCCTGTCAAACCACGAAAG GGTCATCTGCTTGTGTTGGAGAAATTCGACAAGCTTAAGCTCAGTCATGGCATAATGGAGCTAGGATATGTTGACCATCAAGATGTTAAGTTAAATAGCGTACCCTTGTCGTCAAAATCCAATGAAGATGAGCATGATGATTTATCCATATCAATGACTGCAACATTAGATACGAAGGGCAATTTGGTTCTAG GTAGCAGCCGAGAGTTTAAAGGATTTTCGAGGGAGGTTGACAGGTCTATACTTAAGTGTATTTGGGACCGTGCAGGGGAGTTCTTTCCTGCATTGACCAATGTTCATCTTGATATTGAGCAGAACACAGATATCAGAGTCGGGCACCGTCCTTATA TGCCTGATGGAAAGCCAGTTATTGGCTTTGTTCCGGATCTGTCAAATGTTTTGATTGCAACAGGACATGAAGGAAGTGGACTTGCTTTG GCATTAGGTACTGCTGAAATGGTCACGGATATGATTATTGATAATCCTGGAAGAGTGGATTTCACACCTTTCTCCATTGAAAACAGATTTTCAG TTCTTCTGGACTTCTCATAG
- the LOC100823913 gene encoding uncharacterized protein LOC100823913 isoform X3: MAAIAFSTAPNPKPTPFSSAYPSSIAHPFAVCLQRRRWRRPFPALRSQPSASASVSTSHHDVVVVGAGIVGLSIARHLLLNTPLSVAVADAAVPCSGATGAGQGYVWMSHRTPGSDTWELAVRSKQLWEELADEMDGLGGGGARESLGWMKTGSLLVGRTSEELATLEEKTKVFCQAGVHAECLSASSLRLLEPALSVGNEGGAMLLPKDRQIDAFRAVSSIEKINSSYSPEGRYMALYNDPAMSLIRSEVTGRVEAVQTSKNILYGRKAIVVASGAWTRSLLHNFLGPNSTLDIPVKPRKGHLLVLEKFDKLKLSHGIMELGYVDHQDVKLNSVPLSSKSNEDEHDDLSISMTATLDTKGNLVLGSSREFKGFSREVDRSILKCIWDRAGEFFPALTNVHLDIEQNTDIRVGHRPYMPDGKPVIGFVPDLSNVLIATGHEGSGLALALGTAEMVTDMIIDNPGRVDFTPFSIENRFSGLDR, encoded by the exons ATGGCCGCCATCGCCTTCTCCACCGCTCCAAACCCCAAGCCCAcgcccttctcctccgctTACCCGTCCTCTATCGCGCACCCCTTCGCCGTCTGCCTccaacggcggcggtggcggcgtccGTTCCCGGCTCTCAGATCCCAGCcctctgcctccgcctccgtctCAACCTCACACCATGACGTGGTCGTTGTGGGTGCCGGGATCGTCGGGCTCTCCATCgcccgccacctcctcctcaacACCCCGCtctccgtcgccgtcgccgacgccgccgtcccgtGCTCAGGCGCCACCGGCGCAG GGCAGGGGTACGTATGGATGTCGCACCGGACGCCTGGGAGTGACACGTGGGAGCTGGCGGTGCGGAGCAAGCAGCTGTGGGAGGAGCTCGCGGACGAGATGGAtggcctcggcggcggaggtgcgCGTGAGAGTCTGGGCTGGATGAAGACAG GGAGCTTATTAGTTGGAAGAACCTCTGAAGAGCTGGCTACACTGGAGGAGAAGACCAAGGTTTTCTGTCAGGCAGGCGTACATGCGGAGTGTTTGTCTGCTTCTTCATTGCGTTTATTAGAACCCGCACTCTCTGTCGGAAATGAAGGTGGTGCTATGCTCTTGCCTAAAGACCGCCAGATTGATGCATTCCGAGCCGTGTCTTCGATTGAAAAG ATTAATAGCTCATATTCCCCAGAAGGGAGATATATGGCGCTCTACAATGATCCTGCCATGTCATTGATAAG ATCAGAGGTTACTGGAAGAGTTGAAGCTGTCCAAACTTCTAAGAACATATTATATGGCAGAAAAGCTATTGTGGTTGCTTCTGGTGCTTGGACTCGTTCGTTATTGCATAATTTCCTAGGACCAAATTCCACATTGGATATTCCTGTCAAACCACGAAAG GGTCATCTGCTTGTGTTGGAGAAATTCGACAAGCTTAAGCTCAGTCATGGCATAATGGAGCTAGGATATGTTGACCATCAAGATGTTAAGTTAAATAGCGTACCCTTGTCGTCAAAATCCAATGAAGATGAGCATGATGATTTATCCATATCAATGACTGCAACATTAGATACGAAGGGCAATTTGGTTCTAG GTAGCAGCCGAGAGTTTAAAGGATTTTCGAGGGAGGTTGACAGGTCTATACTTAAGTGTATTTGGGACCGTGCAGGGGAGTTCTTTCCTGCATTGACCAATGTTCATCTTGATATTGAGCAGAACACAGATATCAGAGTCGGGCACCGTCCTTATA TGCCTGATGGAAAGCCAGTTATTGGCTTTGTTCCGGATCTGTCAAATGTTTTGATTGCAACAGGACATGAAGGAAGTGGACTTGCTTTG GCATTAGGTACTGCTGAAATGGTCACGGATATGATTATTGATAATCCTGGAAGAGTGGATTTCACACCTTTCTCCATTGAAAACAGATTTTCAG GCCTTGACAGATAG
- the LOC100823913 gene encoding uncharacterized protein LOC100823913 isoform X1, which yields MAAIAFSTAPNPKPTPFSSAYPSSIAHPFAVCLQRRRWRRPFPALRSQPSASASVSTSHHDVVVVGAGIVGLSIARHLLLNTPLSVAVADAAVPCSGATGAGQGYVWMSHRTPGSDTWELAVRSKQLWEELADEMDGLGGGGARESLGWMKTGSLLVGRTSEELATLEEKTKVFCQAGVHAECLSASSLRLLEPALSVGNEGGAMLLPKDRQIDAFRAVSSIEKINSSYSPEGRYMALYNDPAMSLIRSEVTGRVEAVQTSKNILYGRKAIVVASGAWTRSLLHNFLGPNSTLDIPVKPRKGHLLVLEKFDKLKLSHGIMELGYVDHQDVKLNSVPLSSKSNEDEHDDLSISMTATLDTKGNLVLGSSREFKGFSREVDRSILKCIWDRAGEFFPALTNVHLDIEQNTDIRVGHRPYMPDGKPVIGFVPDLSNVLIATGHEGSGLALALGTAEMVTDMIIDNPGRVDFTPFSIENRFSGLIFQALTDSFKGDKNCFYGSASCHFFHVCTAHNLKLGLLFHALTVFKVTLFITNRSLCFWTGN from the exons ATGGCCGCCATCGCCTTCTCCACCGCTCCAAACCCCAAGCCCAcgcccttctcctccgctTACCCGTCCTCTATCGCGCACCCCTTCGCCGTCTGCCTccaacggcggcggtggcggcgtccGTTCCCGGCTCTCAGATCCCAGCcctctgcctccgcctccgtctCAACCTCACACCATGACGTGGTCGTTGTGGGTGCCGGGATCGTCGGGCTCTCCATCgcccgccacctcctcctcaacACCCCGCtctccgtcgccgtcgccgacgccgccgtcccgtGCTCAGGCGCCACCGGCGCAG GGCAGGGGTACGTATGGATGTCGCACCGGACGCCTGGGAGTGACACGTGGGAGCTGGCGGTGCGGAGCAAGCAGCTGTGGGAGGAGCTCGCGGACGAGATGGAtggcctcggcggcggaggtgcgCGTGAGAGTCTGGGCTGGATGAAGACAG GGAGCTTATTAGTTGGAAGAACCTCTGAAGAGCTGGCTACACTGGAGGAGAAGACCAAGGTTTTCTGTCAGGCAGGCGTACATGCGGAGTGTTTGTCTGCTTCTTCATTGCGTTTATTAGAACCCGCACTCTCTGTCGGAAATGAAGGTGGTGCTATGCTCTTGCCTAAAGACCGCCAGATTGATGCATTCCGAGCCGTGTCTTCGATTGAAAAG ATTAATAGCTCATATTCCCCAGAAGGGAGATATATGGCGCTCTACAATGATCCTGCCATGTCATTGATAAG ATCAGAGGTTACTGGAAGAGTTGAAGCTGTCCAAACTTCTAAGAACATATTATATGGCAGAAAAGCTATTGTGGTTGCTTCTGGTGCTTGGACTCGTTCGTTATTGCATAATTTCCTAGGACCAAATTCCACATTGGATATTCCTGTCAAACCACGAAAG GGTCATCTGCTTGTGTTGGAGAAATTCGACAAGCTTAAGCTCAGTCATGGCATAATGGAGCTAGGATATGTTGACCATCAAGATGTTAAGTTAAATAGCGTACCCTTGTCGTCAAAATCCAATGAAGATGAGCATGATGATTTATCCATATCAATGACTGCAACATTAGATACGAAGGGCAATTTGGTTCTAG GTAGCAGCCGAGAGTTTAAAGGATTTTCGAGGGAGGTTGACAGGTCTATACTTAAGTGTATTTGGGACCGTGCAGGGGAGTTCTTTCCTGCATTGACCAATGTTCATCTTGATATTGAGCAGAACACAGATATCAGAGTCGGGCACCGTCCTTATA TGCCTGATGGAAAGCCAGTTATTGGCTTTGTTCCGGATCTGTCAAATGTTTTGATTGCAACAGGACATGAAGGAAGTGGACTTGCTTTG GCATTAGGTACTGCTGAAATGGTCACGGATATGATTATTGATAATCCTGGAAGAGTGGATTTCACACCTTTCTCCATTGAAAACAGATTTTCAG GGTTGATATTTCAGGCCTTGACAGATAGTTTTAAAGGAGACAAAAATTGCTTCTATGGTTCAGCATCATGCCATTTTTTTCATGTCTGCACTGCACATAATCTCAAATTAGGATTGTTATTTCACGCCTTAACAGTTTTCAAGGTGACACTATTTATTACAAATAGGTCATTATGTTTTTGGACAGGGAACTAA
- the LOC100829958 gene encoding calcium-dependent protein kinase 22 has translation MGGCYSVIAASRMLNRRRAAILPLGSGDEQMAGGGCSPANDNDSSSKKKQRIRGLRWRRSTAILGALDDGAGDSQAGPGSCQCFSKRYRLGAELGRGEFGVTRRCVDAATGEALACKTIRRKRLRRGADAEDVRREVEILRRLSGVGVGGAGGSGEGEGVVVRLREACEDGKGVHLVMELCEGGELFDRIFARGHYTERAAAKIGRTIAEVVQLCHENGVMHRDLKPENFLFANKSEDSCLKAIDFGLSVFFKPGDRFTEVVGSGFYMAPEVLMRSYGPEADVWSAGVIIYILLCGVPPFWGDTDERIAESIIQGGINFQKEPWPKVSLTAKDLVKKMLDPNPSTRLTAKEVLEHPWIKNADKAPNVSLGELVRSRLKQFSSMNKFKKKALGIVAKNLPVEEINNYTQMFHTMDKDKNGSLTLEELKEGLWINGHPVPETEIHMLLEAGDIDGNGTLDCEEFVTVLLHIKKMSNEEYLPKAFKYFDKDGDGFIEMEELMEALADDELGPNEQVVKDIICDVDTDKDGRISYHEFEVMMISGSDWRNASRRFSRANFSSLSYKLCQ, from the exons atgggcgGTTGCTACTCCGTCATCGCGGCCTCCAGGATGCTGAACCGCAGgcgcgccgccatcctcccCCTGGGAAGCGGCGACGAGCagatggccggcggcggctgctcccCCGCTAACGACaacgacagcagcagcaagaagaagcagcggatcaggggattaaggtggaggaggagcaccgccATCCTGGGCGCcctcgacgacggcgccggcgacagCCAGGCGGGGCCGGGGTCGTGTCAGTGCTTCTCGAAGCGGTACAGGCTGGGCGCGGAGCTGGGGCGCGGGGAGTTCGGGGTGACGCGGCGGTGCGTGGACGCGGCGACGGGCGAGGCGCTGGCGTGCAAGACCATCCGGAGGAAGCGGCTGCGGCGGGGCGCGGACGCCGAGGACGTGCGGCGCGAGGTGGAGATCCTGCGGCGCCTGTCCGGTGTCGGTGTCGGTGGCGCCGGAGGCTCGGGCGAAGGAGAAGGCGTGGTGGTGCGGCTCCGGGAGGCGTGCGAGGACGGCAAGGGCGTGCACCTCGTCATGGAGCTCTGCGAGGGCGGCGAGCTCTTCGACCGCATCTTCGCGCGGGGGCACTACAccgagcgcgccgccgccaagatcGGCCGGACCATCGCCGAGGTCGTGCag CTGTGCCACGAGAACGGCGTGATGCACAGGGACCTCAAGCCGGAGAACTTCCTGTTCGCCAACAAGTCCGAGGACTCCTGTCTCAAGGCAATCGACTTTGGCCTCTCAGTCTTCTTCAAGCCAG GAGATCGGTTCACGGAAGTGGTCGGCAGCGGGTTCTACATGGCGCCGGAGGTCCTCATGAGAAGCTACGGCCCGGAGGCGGATGTGTGGAGCGCCGGTGTCATCATCTACATCCTCCTGTGCGGAGTCCCTCCTTTCTGGGGAG ACACAGATGAACGAATTGCAGAGTCGATAATCCAGGGTGGGATCAATTTCCAGAAGGAGCCATGGCCCAAGGTCTCCCTGACTGCGAAGGACCTTGTCAAGAAGATGCTTGACCCAAATCCTTCTACCCGGTTGACGGCAAAGGAAGTCCTTG AGCATCCATGGATCAAGAATGCCGATAAGGCTCCAAATGTGTCGCTCGGAGAGCTTGTTCGATCCAGGCTGAAGCAATTCTCATCCATGAACAAGTTCAAAAAGAAGGCACTTGGT ATCGTTGCCAAGAATTTACCGGTGGAGGAGATCAACAACTACACTCAGATGTTCCATACGATGGACAAGGACAAGAACGGTAGTTTGACGCTTGAGGAGCTCAAGGAGGGCCTCTGGATAAATGGTCATCCTGTTCCAGAGACGGAGATACATATGCTGTTAGAGGCT GGTGACATAGATGGTAATGGCACATTAGACTGCGAGGAGTTTGTAACAGTCTTACTTCACATAAAAAAGATGAGCAACGAGGAGTACCTACCTAAAGCTTTCAAATACTTTGACAAAGATGGGGATGGATTTATTGAAATGGAAGAGTTGATGGAGGCTTTAGCTGATGATGAACTAGGCCCTAATGAGCAAGTGGTTAAAGATATTATATGTGATGTTGACACGGATAAG GATGGTCGCATTAGTTATCATGAGTTTGAAGTGATGATGATATCTGGATCAGACTGGAGGAATGCTTCTCGGCGGTTCTCAAGAGCAAATTTCAGCTCCCTTAGTTACAAGCTGTGCCAATGA
- the LOC100830260 gene encoding uncharacterized protein LOC100830260, with amino-acid sequence MRPPSLLSQCLAGFMSNDKAAAHCINVVPERDQSHLPSPAVEIVPSKIVHPYKYAGDNIEMHGMNIFKGKFSVVDIVGLSRSDIATPKGEGPLKCCESSLELINALKNEIRDGLLTFRSKRVLELGCGYGLPGIFSCLKGASTVHFQDPSAEIIRCRTIPNVLANLEQARDKQIHQQGSPLTPSWQQSPQDIHFYAGEWEELHTVLSVIQEEEVDSSPVVGLGFCDDDFLDGCSSQDGNNICHETSSRRSRKLSGSRAWERGNEASIGDGGGYDILLLNDIPYSANSLQNLYSLIKKCLRPPYGVMYLAARKNYIGSSSAVRQLRVLVDEEGAFGAHLAAEPPEREIWKFFSK; translated from the exons ATGCGGCCGCCGTCACTGCTCTCCCAGTGCCTCGCCGGCTTCATGTCTAATGACAAGGCTGCAGCTCACTGCATCAACGTCGTGCCCGAGAGGGACCAATCACACCTACCGTCACCAGCAGTCGAGATCGTCCCCTCAAAG ATTGTTCATCCATATAAGTATGCGGGTGACAATATTGAAATGCATGGCATGAATATATTCAAG GGGAAGTTCAGTGTTGTTGATATTGTTGGTCTATCTAGATCAGATATTGCAACCCCAAAGGGTGAAG GGCCCTTGAAATGCTGTGAGAGTTCACTTGAGCTAATAAATGCCCTTAAGAATGAAATCCGCGATGGACTCTTGACATTCAGAAGCAAGCGGGTTTTAGAG CTGGGCTGCGGATATGGTCTTCCAGGGATATTTTCTTGCCTGAAG GGAGCTTCGACGGTGCATTTTCAGGATCCCAGTGCTGAAATTATAAGATGCAGAACAATACCAAATGTACTTGCAAATCTTGAGCAAGCTCGAGACAAACAGATTCACCAACAAGGAAGCCCTCTTACTCCATCGTGGCAACAGTCGCCTCAAGATATTCATTTCTACGCTGGGGAATGGGAGGAGCTTCACACGGTCCTGTCAGTGATACAGGAGGAAGAGGTTGATTCATCACCAGTTGTAGGACTAGGGTTCTGCGATGATGACTTTTTGGATGGCTGTAGCAGCCAGGATGGGAACAATATCTGCCATGAAACTTCATCAAGGCGGTCGAGAAAATTATCAGGTAGCCGTGCTTGGGAGAGGGGAAATGAAGCCAGCATTGGAGATGGTGGTGGATACGACATATTGTTACTCAACGATATCCCTTACTCTGCAAACTCTCTTCAGAACCTCTATTCTCTCATAAAAAAG TGCCTGCGGCCACCATATGGAGTGATGTATCTTGCCGCAAGAAAGAACTACATTGGTTCGAGTAGCGCAGTGCGGCAGCTTCGGGTATTGGTTGACGAAGAGGGCGCCTTCGGCGCACACCTTGCTGCGGAACCTCCTGAGAGGGAGATTTGGAAATTCTTCTCTAAATAG